From one Musa acuminata AAA Group cultivar baxijiao chromosome BXJ2-6, Cavendish_Baxijiao_AAA, whole genome shotgun sequence genomic stretch:
- the LOC135613747 gene encoding B3 domain-containing protein Os11g0156000-like translates to MSMNPLARHHPQAWTWEESPMINPRQYFHYTYRVGQEGVEHEREHMFEKPLTPSDVGKLNRLVIPKQHAEKYFPLDGDSGEKGHLLSFEDESGKPWRFRYSYWTSSQSYVLTKGWSGFVKEKRLDAGDVVFFERLRHRGDRFYISCRRRSEDESPPAACTLTMANAAAPWIPMCYTARASSTTRLALRADDEVDVVRSKAMGRPTHSKRLRLFGVNLDCVPELETQLVLAPETGQVHAHQNL, encoded by the exons ATGTCCATGAACCCCCTAGCGCGACATCATCCTCAAGCTTGGACTTGGGAGGAGTCTCCCATGATCAACCCACGCCAGTACTTCCATTACACGTACCGAGTAGGGCAGGAAGGAGTCGAGCATGAGAGGGAGCATATGTTTGAGAAGCCCCTGACTCCAAGCGACGTAGGCAAACTCAACAGATTGGTCATACCGAAACAGCATGCTGAGAAGTACTTCCCCCTCGACGGCGACTCGGGCGAGAAAGGCCATCTTTTGAGTTTCGAGGACGAGTCGGGCAAGCCATGGCGGTTCCGCTACTCGTACTGGACCAGTAGCCAGAGCTACGTGCTAACCAAGGGCTGGAGCGGCTTTGTCAAGGAAAAGAGGCTCGATGCTGGCGACGTCGTCTTCTTCGAGCGTCTTCGGCACCGCGGCGACCGGTTCTACATTAGTTGCAGGCGGCGCAGTGAAGATGAGAGCCCACCGGCAGCTTGCACTTTGACCATGGCCAACGCGGCAGCTCCGTGGATCCCCATGTGCTACACGGCGAGAGCTTCATCGACCACGAGACTCGCTCTTCGCGCAG ATGACGAGGTTGATGTAGTGAGAAGCAAGGCGATGGGACGTCCGACTCACTCTAAGCGTTTGAGATTGTTTGGCGTCAATTTAGACTGCGTGCCGGAGCTAGAGACGCAGTTGGTTCTTGCCCCAGAAACAGGGCAAGTTCATGCCCACCAAAACCTCTAG